The Delphinus delphis chromosome 10, mDelDel1.2, whole genome shotgun sequence genome includes a region encoding these proteins:
- the LOC132432692 gene encoding sodium-dependent phosphate transport protein 3 isoform X2 yields the protein MDEKPSTRKVPEFCSLRYGLALIMHFSNFTVITQRVSLSIAIIAMVNSTQQPGLFNASTERPLAFTLNRSNRSTKEFTSGGMAWTGQFTIWAKWAPPLERSKLTSIAGSGAAFGSFIILCVGGLISQTLGWPFIFYIFGSIGCVCCLLWFMVIYDDPMHHPCISVREKNHIMSSLAQQSSSPRRSVPIKAMVRCLPLWAIFTGFFSHFWLCTIIITYLPTYISSVLHVNIRDSGVLSSLPFIAASSCTILGGQLADFLLSRNLLRLITVRKLFSSLGLLLPSLCAVALPFVASSYTTTIILLILIPGTSNLCDSGFIINTLDVAPRYASFLMGISRGFGLIAGIISSTATGFLISQDSVSGWRNVFFLAAAVNMFGLVFYLTFGQAEIQHWAKERTLSRL from the exons ATGGATGAGAAGCCTTCCACCAGGAAAG TTCCTGAATTCTGTTCATTACGCTATGGACTGGCTCTCATCATgcacttctcaaactttaccGTGATAACCCAGCGTGTGAGTCTGAGCATTGCAATCATTGCCATGGTGAACAGCACTCAGCAGCCTGGTTTATTCAATGCCTCCACAGAAAGACCTCTTGCATTCACCCTCAATCGCTCCAACAGATCCACCAAGGAGTTCACTTCGGGA GGAATGGCATGGACAGGTCAGTTTACAATTTGGGCAAAATGGGCTCCCCCACTTGAACGAAGCAAGCTCACCAGCATTGCGGGATCAG GGGCAGCATTTGGGTCCTTCATCATCCTCTGCGTGGGGGGACTAATCTCACAGACATTGGGCTGGCCTTTTATCTTCTACATCTTTG GTAGCATTGGCTGTGTCTGCTGTCTCCTGTGGTTCATGGTGATTTATGATGACCCCATGCATCACCCATGCATAAGCGTCAGGGAAAAGAACCACATCATGTCTTCACTGGCTCAACAG TCCAGTTCTCCTAGACGATCTGTCCCCATAAAGGCTATGGTCAGATGCCTGCCACTTTGGGCCATTTTCACGGGTTTTTTCAGCCATTTCTGGTTATGCACCATAATCATAACTTATCTACCAACGTACATCAGTTCTGTGCTCCATGTCAACATCAGAGAT AGTGGTGTTCTGTCCTCCCTGCCTTTTATTGCTGCCTCAAGTTGTACGATTCTAGGAGGTCAGTTGGCAGATTTCCTGCTGTCCAGGAATCTTCTCAGATTAATCACCGTCCGAAAACTCTTTTCATCCCTAG GGCTCCTCCTTCCATCACTGTGTGCTGTCGCCCTGCCTTTTGTGGCTTCCAGTTACACAACAACTATTATTTTGCTGATACTTATTCCTGGGACCAGCAACCTGTGTGATTCAGGATTCATCATCAACACCTTAGATGTCGCTCCCCG GTATGCAAGTTTCCTCATGGGAATCTCAAGGGGATTTGGGCTCATCGCAGGAATCATCTCTTCCACTGCCACCGGATTCCTTATCAGTCAG gatTCTGTGTCTGGATGGAGGAATgtctttttccttgctgctgcTGTCAACATGTTTGGCCTGGTTTTTTACCTCACATTTGGACAAGCAGAAATCCAGCACTGGGCCAAAGAGAGGACTCTTAGCCGTCTCTGA
- the LOC132432692 gene encoding sodium-dependent phosphate transport protein 3 isoform X1, translating into MDEKPSTRKVPEFCSLRYGLALIMHFSNFTVITQRVSLSIAIIAMVNSTQQPGLFNASTERPLAFTLNRSNRSTKEFTSGASVYEWSPETQGIIFSSISYGIILTLIPSGYLAGIFGAKQMLGAGLLISSLLTLFTPLAADFGVILVIVIRTVQGMAQGMAWTGQFTIWAKWAPPLERSKLTSIAGSGAAFGSFIILCVGGLISQTLGWPFIFYIFGSIGCVCCLLWFMVIYDDPMHHPCISVREKNHIMSSLAQQSSSPRRSVPIKAMVRCLPLWAIFTGFFSHFWLCTIIITYLPTYISSVLHVNIRDSGVLSSLPFIAASSCTILGGQLADFLLSRNLLRLITVRKLFSSLGLLLPSLCAVALPFVASSYTTTIILLILIPGTSNLCDSGFIINTLDVAPRYASFLMGISRGFGLIAGIISSTATGFLISQDSVSGWRNVFFLAAAVNMFGLVFYLTFGQAEIQHWAKERTLSRL; encoded by the exons ATGGATGAGAAGCCTTCCACCAGGAAAG TTCCTGAATTCTGTTCATTACGCTATGGACTGGCTCTCATCATgcacttctcaaactttaccGTGATAACCCAGCGTGTGAGTCTGAGCATTGCAATCATTGCCATGGTGAACAGCACTCAGCAGCCTGGTTTATTCAATGCCTCCACAGAAAGACCTCTTGCATTCACCCTCAATCGCTCCAACAGATCCACCAAGGAGTTCACTTCGGGA gccTCTGTATATGAATGGAGCCCAGAGACTCAGGGTATCATCTTTAGCTCCATCAGCTATGGGATAATACTGACTCTGATCCCAAGTGGCTATTTAGCAGGGATATTTGGAGCAAAGCAGATGCTTGGTGCTGGTTTGCTGATCTCCTCCCTTCTCACCCTCTTTACACCACTGGCTGCTGACTTTGGAGTGATTCTGGTTATTGTGATTCGGACAGTCCAGGGCATGGCCCAG GGAATGGCATGGACAGGTCAGTTTACAATTTGGGCAAAATGGGCTCCCCCACTTGAACGAAGCAAGCTCACCAGCATTGCGGGATCAG GGGCAGCATTTGGGTCCTTCATCATCCTCTGCGTGGGGGGACTAATCTCACAGACATTGGGCTGGCCTTTTATCTTCTACATCTTTG GTAGCATTGGCTGTGTCTGCTGTCTCCTGTGGTTCATGGTGATTTATGATGACCCCATGCATCACCCATGCATAAGCGTCAGGGAAAAGAACCACATCATGTCTTCACTGGCTCAACAG TCCAGTTCTCCTAGACGATCTGTCCCCATAAAGGCTATGGTCAGATGCCTGCCACTTTGGGCCATTTTCACGGGTTTTTTCAGCCATTTCTGGTTATGCACCATAATCATAACTTATCTACCAACGTACATCAGTTCTGTGCTCCATGTCAACATCAGAGAT AGTGGTGTTCTGTCCTCCCTGCCTTTTATTGCTGCCTCAAGTTGTACGATTCTAGGAGGTCAGTTGGCAGATTTCCTGCTGTCCAGGAATCTTCTCAGATTAATCACCGTCCGAAAACTCTTTTCATCCCTAG GGCTCCTCCTTCCATCACTGTGTGCTGTCGCCCTGCCTTTTGTGGCTTCCAGTTACACAACAACTATTATTTTGCTGATACTTATTCCTGGGACCAGCAACCTGTGTGATTCAGGATTCATCATCAACACCTTAGATGTCGCTCCCCG GTATGCAAGTTTCCTCATGGGAATCTCAAGGGGATTTGGGCTCATCGCAGGAATCATCTCTTCCACTGCCACCGGATTCCTTATCAGTCAG gatTCTGTGTCTGGATGGAGGAATgtctttttccttgctgctgcTGTCAACATGTTTGGCCTGGTTTTTTACCTCACATTTGGACAAGCAGAAATCCAGCACTGGGCCAAAGAGAGGACTCTTAGCCGTCTCTGA